The nucleotide window TGATCCTGCGGAAGGAGATGCCGCGCTCGCTGGCCTATTGCTACGACTGGATCTCCGAAAGCATGGACGCGCTGACCGCCCGCTACGGCGAGCAGCCGATGAGCTACGACATGGCCCGGCGCACCTACCAGCTGCTGGACGGGACGACGATGCAGCAGGTGTTCCAGAGCGGCCTGCACGAATTCCTGGGAGACATGATCGCCAGAAACAACGGGCTGGGCGCGCAGCTCGCCGCGGACTATCACTTCGCCTGACACGAAACGCGGAACAGAACGATCGAAGGCCGGCGGCAACACACGCAAAGCCGGCCGCAGACGAGGAAGCCGGAGAGCCATGCGCCTCAGCGTCAGACACGTGACCCGCTACCGGTACGACCATCCGCTGGCCCACATGGTCCAGCAGCTGCGCCTGACGCCGCCGAACCTGGTGGGACAGAAGGTGGTCGCCTGGACCATCGACGTGCCGGGCTACGACCGGGCCGCGCACTACATCGACGCCTTCGGCAATCCGGTCGCCATCGTCAGCCACCGCGAGGCGATGAGCGAGCTGACCATCACTGTCGAGGGCGTGGTCGAGACGCAGGACCAGGCGGGCGTCATCGGCTTCCCCCCGAGCCCGACGCCCGACAACGTGTTCCTCCGCTACACCCCGCTGACCAAGGCCAACCCGGCGATCCGCCGGCTCGGCGCACTGGCCGAGCGCAGCGAGGCGGACGCGATCTCCGGTTTCCACGACCTGATGCAGGCGATCCGCGACAAGGTCGCCTACCGCACCGGCGTCACCGAGGTGCATACCGCGGCCGTCGATGCGCTGAATGCCGGCGAAGGCGTGTGCCAGGACCATGCGCATATCTTCATCGCCGCGGCCCGTTCCATCGGCGTGCCGGCGCGCTATATATCAGGCTACATGCTGCTGGACGACGGACAGGGATCGGAGGCGCATCACGCCTGGGCCGAGGTCCTGCTGCCGCAGCTCGGCTGGGTCGGCTTCGACATCTCGAACGGCATGTGCCCGACCGACCGCTACATCCGCCTCACCTGCGGCCTCGACTCGCGCTCCGCCGCGCCGATCCGCGGGATCCGCACGGGCGGGTCCGGCGAGAACATGGATGTGGAGGTGGCGGTTTCACAGGAATCGCAGCAAGCTCAGCAATAGGACCGTTGCCGGCAGGGCAGCGAACCTGTCAAATCTGCCGGAGCCGGCGCGACGCGCGAATCGTCGCCGCGCGCTGTCCGGCCGGGCGTCCGCCCTCCCCGTTTTCGGAGACTGTCTGCTCATGACCTATTGTGTCGGTCTGAAGCTCGATCGCGGCATCGTGATGGCCGCTGACACGCGCACCAATGCCGGGCTCGACAATGTCGCCACCTTCAAGAAGCTGCATGTGTGGGAAAAGCCCGGCGACCGGGTGATCTGCATGATGGCGGCCGGGAACCTGGCCGTCACCCAGTCGGTGGTGAGCCTTTTGAGCGAGCGGCTGAAGAGCGAGGAGCCGGGCCGGCCGACGCTGCATTCGGTCGACACCATGTTCCAGGCCGCGCGGCTGGTGGGCAGCGCGGTGCGCGACGTGCGCGCCATCGACGGCGAGGCGCTGGCCGCCAATTCCGAGAGCTTCAGCGTCACCTTCCTGCTCGGCGGCCAGATCAAGGGCGAGGCGCCGCGCCTCTTCCAGATCTATTCGGCCGGCAACTTCATCGAGGCCTCGGCCGACACGCCCTTCCTGCAGATCGGCGAGCACAAATACGGCAAGCCGATCCTCGACCGGGTGACGCAGGCGGACATGCGCCTCGGCCAGGCGGCGAAGCTGGTGCTGCTGTCGTTCAACTCGACCCTGCGCTCCAACCTGTCGGTCGGCATGCCCATCGACATGCTGCTCTACAACACCGACAGTTTTTCCGCCCACCGCCAGACCCGCATCCGCGAGAACGACCCCTATTTCGCGGACCTGTCGCGCATGTGGTCGGAAAAGCTGCGCGACGCGGTCGCCGAGATCCCCGACTTCGAGATCTGACGCCCTCACCCCTCGAGGATGCGCCCGTCCTCCATCCGCACGATGCGGTCGGCAAGGTCGAGGATGCGGTTGTCGTGGGTGACCATCAGCGTGGTGGTGCCGCGTTCGCGGCCGAGCCGGCGCAGCATCTCGACAACGGCAAGGCCGCTGTCGCGGTCGAGCGCGGCGGTCGGCTCGTCGGCCAGCACCACCGGCGGGTTGCCGACCAGCGCCCTCGCGACGGCGACACGCTGCTTCTGCCCGCCGGAGAGATTGCCCGGCAGGTAGTCCACCCGCTCCGACAGGCCGACGAGGCCGAGCACATGGCGCGCCGCCGCTCTCCCGTCGCCGGTGACGCGGTCGCCATGGACGGCGAGACCCATATGGACGTTCTGCAGGGCGGTGAGGCTTTCGTGCAGATTGTGCGCCTGGAAGATGAAGCCGAGCTGCCGCCGGCACGCAACGAGCTCCGCCTCGCTGGCGCCCTTGAGCTCGCGGCCGAGCAGAACCACCGAACCTGCCTCGACCTGGCGCAGGCAGCCGATCAGGGTGAGCAGCGTCGTCTTGCCGGAGCCCGACGCCCCCATCAGCACCACCAGCTCGCCGCGCCGGATCTCCAGATCGATATCGAACAGCACCTGCTTGCGCGCCTCGCCGCTGCCGAACCAGTGATCGAGACCGCGCACGGCAATGGCCGGAGAGGGGGGCGCCAACGCGTCGCCCATGATCAGAACAGCTCCGCCGGATTGGCCCGCGCCAGCCGCCGCGTGGCGATGGCGCCCGACAGCGCGCACATGGCGAGCGTGCCGAGGAAGACGAGGACCGGCCGCCCGGCGGGCATGAAGATCGGCAGGCCGGTGCCGGCGGCGACCGCCGCATAAAGGCCGAGCGCCACGAGCACGCCGGGCACGAAGCCGAACAGGGCGAGGATGAAGGCCTCCTCGAAGACGATGCCGAGGAAGAAGCGCTGCGGATAGCCCATCGCCTTGAAGGTCGCGTATTCGCGGATGTGGTCGGCAACGTCGGTGGACAGCACCTGATAGACGATGATGACGCCGACGAGGACGCCGATGACGACGCCGAAGCCGAAGACGACGCCGACCGGCTTCTGCGTCGTCTGGAAGCGCTGATCGCGGGCCGCAGCCTCGTCCAGCGTCCACACCGCAGTGTCGGAGGCCGGCAGCGCCGCGCGCAGATCCGCAAGCACGGCTGCCGGGTCGGCACCCGGTGCAAGGCGCACCAGCACATAATTGGGCGCGCCGGGCAGGCGGGCGGGGAACAGGCGCAGGAAGGTCTGATCGGAGACGACGAGATAGCCGTCGGCGGAAAAGCCGCCGCCGATCTCGAACGTGCCCGTCACCGTGATCTCCCGCCCCCGCGTCTCGAAGCGATAGGGTTCGCCGGCCTCCACGGCGGCGAACAGGTCGCCCGGCACATTGCGGGTCAGGCTGTCCATCAAGGCGGTGTCGGGCAGCATCAGGTTCTCGGCCTGTCGGGCGAGAAGAGGATCACTAAAGGGCGCGCCGGTCGGGTCGACGCCGAACAGGTCCATGGTGCGGATGGTGCCGTCCGGCTGCTTCCAGTCGATGCGGCCGTAGTAGAAGCCGGTGGCGGAGGCGACGCCCTCCACGGCAAGCGCCTGGTAGAGCCGGTTGCGCGGCAGCGGGCTGCCGTCGAACAGGGTGTTGGCATCGGAGGCGGAGACGAGGATGTCGCCGTTCAGCACCGTGTAGGGAAGGCGGATGCTCTCCACCAGCGCGCCGAGAAAGCCGAGCTGCATGAAGATCAGCACATTGGCGAAGGCAACGCCGGAGAGCGCAGCGGCCAGACGCCCCTTGTTGTGCACGAGCTGCAGCCAGCCGATGGGCAGCCGGCCGAGCAGCCCGGTGAGCATGGGAGTGAGCAGGGGGGTGAGCAGGGGAGTGAGCGGGCCCGTCACGTCCCCTCTCCCGTTATGATGCGGGCGGTGACCTGCAGATTGGTGAAGCGGCGCACGCGGGCGATGTCTGCCGGATCGATGGCGACATGGACCTTGATCACGCGCGCGTCGGTGCGCGCGGCCGGATCGGCGCCGGTCGCGGTCTGGCGGCCGACATCCCAGCCGATCCGCTCTACCGTGCCCGCAATGGCCCCCTCGAAGGCCTCGCCGGTGATCTCGACCGTATCGCCAGTCTCGATAGCGCCGATGCGCGACTGGTAGACCTCGACCTCCGCCATCATCTTGTCGATGTCGCCCATGTCGAGAATGCCGCGCTCGCCCGGCCGCTCGCCGGGCCGCACATGGATGTCGAGCACGACGCCGCCGGCCGGCGCCAAGACCTGCGAGCGGGCAAGATCGGCCTGCGCCAGGGCAAGGGCTGCCCGCGCGGCATCGAGATTGCGCAGGGCAACGGCGATATCCGGCGGGGCATCCGGCGTGTCGGCAGTGTAGCGGCCAAGGGTCGCCCGCGCGCTCTCCACCTCGCGTTCCGCCGCCTCGGACCGGGCGAGCGCATCGTCATGGGTGGCGCGGGTGACATGGCCGCGGGCGAGCAGCTCCTGCGAGCGCTCCAGCTCGCGACGGGCCGTGGCGGCGGCAACCTTCGAGCGTTCGAGTGCTGCGCGCGATTCCGCCCGGCTGGCCTCGACAAAGACCCGCTGGCGGGCAAGCTCCGCCTCGCGCAGGTGCACGGCGGCCTCAGCCGAGGCGAGCGCGGCCAGAAGCTGCGGGCGGTTGTCGAGCTCGGCCAGCGGCTGGCCCGCCTCGACGCGCTCGCCCTCCGCAACCAGCAGCCGCGCGATGCGGGCATCGCCCGCCCCGAAGGGCGGCGCGACGGTGACGACGAACCCGTCCGGCAGCAACCGGCCGAGGCCGAAGACGGCGGTCGTTTCCTGCCCAGTTGCCGCAGGCGGCGGGCCGCCCGCAGCTCCCTCGTCGCCGGCCTGCCAGGGGAGACTTCCGCGCGCCTGAAGCGCGGCACCGGCGGCAAGGCCGGCGCCGACGAGGGCAAGGCCGAGCGCAAGGCTACGCAGGCGAGAGAGGATCGTCCATAGTCGCGGGCGGACCGGGCCGGGACGCCCCGACTCGCGCCGCACGACCGAAAGCGGCAGGGCGGAGACCTCGGCGGACGGCGCGGCGGCGGCAGAGGGCCCGGCTCCGGCTTCCGCTCCGGCCTGCGCTCCGGCTTGCGCTTTGGCGCCCGCGGCGGGGTTCGGGATTGAGGACATGACACGATCCTGTTAATGACCCAAAAGTCATTAACAGTGCGCAACAGGAAGTGCAAGGACGATGACGGAGAGCGATTCCGCTGCGGAAAGCCCGCGCCCGCGGCGCCGGCGCAAAGAGGCACGCCCTGGCGAGATCATCGATGCGGGCCTGCAGGAATTCGCCGAGAACGGTTTCGCGGCGACGCGGCTGGAAGACGTCGCCCGGCGGGCCGGCATCGCCAAGGGCACGATCTACCGCTATTTCGCGAGCAAGGAGGATCTGTTCGAGGCGGCGCTTTCCTCGCGCATCACCCCCTTCTTCGACGATGTGGCGGGGCTGGTCGCGGCCTATCCCGGCTCATCGGAAGAGCTGGTGCGCACCGCCCTGCCCCGCATCTACAAGGCGCTGTTCGAGGACGGGCTGCATGTGTTGATGCGCATCATCATCACGGAAGGCGGGCGCTTTCCCGCGATTGCCGAGCTGTACCACCGCCGGGTCATCAGCCGCGGCCAGGAGGTGATCGCCGCGCTCGTCCGCCGCGGGGTCGAGCGCGGCGAGTTCCGCCGCAGCGCGCTGACCGAGTTGCCGATCGTGATCGTCGCACCGGCGGTGATGACCATCGTCTGGAAGATGACCTTCGACCGGTTCGAGCCCATCGAGACCCGGCGCTTCCTCGCTGCCCATGTCGACATGGTGCTGGAGGGGCTGCTGGCGAAGGACAAAGGCGGAACGGAAGCGGCAGACGGCTGACGGCGGGCACCCAGAACCCAGAAGAGGCTACACGGGAAGCTCGCCCGCCCTGCAGGCCAGGTGATACTGCACCGGCGCATGGTCGTTGACGGTCCACATCTGATATTGCGGCATGGGAGGCTCGGCGATGCACTGGGAAATACCACCGTTTCGCCAGATATAGTCAAGCACACGGGAGCGGAAACGCTCGCTGCGCGGCACGTGGGTGGGAGCAATACCGGGTGGCACCTGGTCCCAGCCAAAATCGTTCAGTTCACGCTTAGTGAAGACGGGAAACGTCTCAAAGCCGATGTTCATGTCGCCGATCAAAGCCGCCGGCTTGTTCCGCCGGTCGAGCTTGTGGCAGCTCTCGAGGATTTCTTCCGCAGCCTGATCCTTGATCACCGCCTTGGCGTGAATGCCGCCGATGGTCATGATCCCGGCGTCCATGAACATCGTCGGGCGGACGTGATCACGCTCCCACTCGAAGGTGATCCTGTCGCCGAGACCGACAAGGCACGGCAACCGCTCGTCCCACAGATAGGCGAAGTTGCAGACACCCACATTGCCGGCCGAATTCGGGAACCAGCTGAACCCGCCGCGCATGCGCGGTCCCGGATAACCGACGGCGCACATCCGATTGGCGAGAAACTCGGCGAACTTTTCACCCCCGCCCTTGCTCTCGGTGACCTCCGCCAGGATGAGGATGTCGAACTTGGCATAGCGATACCAAGAGACGATCGACTCCACGATCATCTCGGTGCTGTGCGTCATCGAATATCCGAAGGGCTGGCTGGGGTCCTCCCGCACGACGTTGTGCTTCTCGATGTTCCAGAACCCGACGGTGAGAAAATCCTTGCCGCGCTTCAGCATCCGACCCTCATTCCACAATGCGCAATGAACAAATGGCTGGGCGAACCGTGCGGAACCGCCGGTCGCAAGACAGCTCATCGTAGCCAGACACCCCCAAAGATAGCAATGATCAAATTTACAATTTTTAGTATTGAACAGGGTCACGACCCTTGGTAGCGTTACGGCATCTTTCCGCCAGAAGGTGCATATTCCGATGAAAGATCTTTATGCCAAGGCATTGAATGGTCAGCTTTATGCGACCGAGACCGACACCACCGCGACCGTTCAGATCTACAACAACCTACCCGTGAAGATCGCGGTCTACAACTCAACCAATACCGGGATGCGCCAGCTTCTGGGCCATGTCGAGCCGGGCTCCAACGCCCCTGTGACCGGGACGGACGGCGACTATCTGGTGATCGCCTCGGCGATGAGCGGCAGCTTCATCAGCGCCTACGCCCTGAACACCACCGAGACCACCTACACCGTCGACAATTCGGTCCTGACCTCGCCGAACGACATCGGCTCGATCCCCGAACCGACCACCAACGTGCTGGTGCCGGTCAACTCGCCGCTGGTGATGGTCGCGATTTCGACCGTCTCGCCGGACGGATCGACCACCAACTACATCACCCGCGAACAGTTCTGGAACCTGCAGGGCGACAGCTACAGCCTGGCCGTCGGCGAGAGCCGGACCGTCAGCTACACCATCGTCTCGGGGCGCCAGACCACCTCGTCGACCCAGGACACGGTGGGCGCCAGCATCGGCGTCGACGCGCATGCGGGCTGGGGACCGATCTCGGCCGGCATCTCCGCCAGCCTCAATGCGGAATCCACCACCTTCCAGCAGGTCACGGTCAACGAGCAGACCACGTCCTACATGTCCGACACGGTGACCAATTCCGGCGACGACGACGTTGCGGTGCTGCGCTGGCAGATGACGGATGTCATCACGATCTTCTCGCCGAGCTATCAGCCGCTCGCCTCGATCGTCAGCGGACTGAACCCGATCATCGTCAAGAGCTACAATATCTCCGACCTCATCACCCCCGAGGCTCCCTCGGACGTCATGATGCGCAAGATCCCGGTCGCCATGGGCTGAGCCGCTGCCGGCAGGCCGCAGCTCCCGGTGACCTGCGGCCCTCCCCCACTTTCTCACGCAAGGATTGCATACATGAGCTGCTGCGATTCCAGCCTCGTCAAGATCGTCAATAACTCGGGCACCGCCTTCACGGTCACCGCCTCCGACGGCACGGTCGGCAACCTGCACGACCTCGACAACGGCACCACCATCGCCGACCAGAGCAACGCCAGCGGCACCGCCTATTCCAGCGGCGGCACCAACGGCAACTGCTCGGGCTATGTGACCATCACCACCGCCAACGGCAGCTATTCGCTCACGTTGAACTATGCCTTCACCGCGGCGAACAACCGCGGCTCCTGCCCCTGCACGGCGAGCGCCCAGGATACCGTGACGGCCGCGAACTATGTCGCCACCGCCGTGGCGACGGACGGCTCCAGCAACGGCACGGCCAGCACCGTGTGGACCATCACCACCCAGCTCACCTGAGCCCGCCGCCGCACAGCACCCAGATGCAGGAAGGCCCGCCGGATCGCTCCGGCGGGCCTTTTCCGTTTCCTGCGGTCGCGCGCGGCCGGTCAGCCGATGTCGCGGCCCGCGCAGGTGTCCAGGATCAGCGCCGCCGCATCGAAATCCCGGCGGCGAGAGGCCCGCAGCGCCGCAGCTTCCGGATCCTGGCCCCACTGCTCGATGTTCCAGTCCTCGTCGACGAAGGCGGCGCCCCAGGCCTCGTCCGCCGACAGCCGGCCCTCCATCAGCGCCAGCGCCAGCAGCGCCGAGCCGCTCAAGGTCGTCGCCACATGCAGCGCCGCAAGCGGCAGGGGCGCAAGCGGCGACAGCGCCTGCCGGATGCGGGCGAGCAGCGCCGCGTCCTGGCGCACCGGCATGACGCCCTCCGCCAGCACGAAACGGCCGCCGAAGCGGTCTTCAGCCCAGGCCAGCACCGGCCCCCAGGTGGCGTTCTGCCGCTCGACCAGCTCCTGCGGGGTGTCCGCACGGTAGAACAGCAGGTCGTTGCCGGCATAGGCGGTGACGTCGTCGGCGACCTCGCCGGCGCGCGCCGGCACCGCGTCGATCGCCGCATTGGCGATGCGGGTGAGCGGCATGGTCGCCGGATCGATCTCCTTGCCCTGCGCCGCCCATTCGCCGGCGATGCGGGCGGCAATGTCTTCTTCGGCAAGCGCAAGAAGATTGCGCCCCGTCGTCTTGACCGGCCGGCCGTCGAGCTGGACCGCATGCAGCCCGTCGTCCTGCCGCGCGATCCCCGCCTCCTTGTAGAAGCGCTTGGGCAATTCGCGGCGGGACAGGGCCCTGGCGCGCTCGACCGGATCGATGGTGCTGCCGGCCTCGATATCGCTCAGCAGGTCGCGCATCACGCAAGCTCCCTTTCTTCCATGTCGCTCCAGCCGAGCAGGGTGCCCAGCGCCGGCAGCAGCTCGTCGAACCGGTCGAGGATGCGCGCCGCGCCCGCCGCCTCCATCCGCGCCCGCGGATGGTAGCCCCAGCTGACGCCGAGGCCGGCAACGCCGGCGGCGCGCGCCATCTCCATGTCGAAGCCGGTATCGCCGATCATCACGGTGCGCGCCGGCTCCGCCCCGGTCTCCGCCATCGCCTGCAGGATCATGCCCGGATGCGGTTTGGACGGCGCCTTGTCGGCGGTCTGGATGGTGACGAAGCGCCCTTCGAGGCCGTGGCTTTCCTGCATGTGACGGACGCCGCGCATGGCCTTGCCGGTGGCGATGCCGAGCAGCACGTCGTCACGCGCCGACAACGCGTCGAGCGCCTCGCGCGCGCCGGGATAGAGCGGATCGTGATCGAGCCCGGCGAGCCGGCGCGCCACCTTGGACTGGCGATAGGCCTCGGCCATCGCCGGCACCAGATGATGGTGCTCGGGCGCGATGAGCCGCGCGAAGGCGACGTCCAGCGACAGGCCGACGATGGACAGGCCCGCCTCGCGCGACGGCGGGGCGAGGCCGACGGCCTCGAACCCGACGGCAAGGCCGTGCAGGATCGTCTCCTGGCTGTCGACCAGCGTGCCGTCGCAATCGAAGATCACAAGGTACAGGGCCTATTCCTCCGGATCGTTGGTCTCGGGATCGTACTGGGCGGCATCGAAGCCGAGCAGGTTCCAGCTCTGCTGCATGTGCGGCGGCAGCGGCGCCGACACGTCGATGGTGCCGCGGCCCGAGGGGTGCGGAATGACGATGCGCCGCGCATGCAGGTGCAGCTTGTTCTGGAGGCCGCCGGGAAACTCCCAGTTCTCGATGTTGAAATATTTCGGATCGCCGACGATGGGATGATGGATATGGGCGGTGTGGGCACGCAGCTGGTGCGTGCGGCCGGTGATCGGCCGCAGCGACACCCAGGAGACCTTCGGCCCGGCATTTTCCACCACCGAATAGAGCGAGACGGAATGCTGCGCCTCGTCCTCGCCGTGGCGGGCAACGCGCATGCGCTCCTCGCCCTCGTCGCGGGCCAGATAGGTGGAGACGCGGCCCTGGCGGGGCTTCGGCACGCCGGCAACCAGCGCCCAGTAGATCTTGCGGGTCTGGCGGGCGCGGAAGGACTTGGCCATCTCGGACGCCGCCTTGCGCGTCTTGGCCAGCAGGAGGATGCCGGAGGTCTCGCGGTCGAGCCGGTGGACGAGACGCGGCTTTTCGCCCTTCTCGTCGCGGAACGCCTCGAGCATGCCGTCGAGATGGCGCGTCAGGCCGGAACCGCCCTGCACGGCAAGGCCGGCCGGCTTGTTCAGCACCATGACCTCGCGGTCCTCGTAAAGGACCATCGCCTCGACCGCCTCGCGGTCGCCGGCCACCAGCTTGCGCGGCTTCGGCTTGGCGTTGGCGCTGTCCTTCGCCGCCACATGGGCATCGACGGTGAGCGGCGGGATGCGCACCACCTGGCCGGTGCCGACGCGGGTGGAGGTTTCCGCGCGCTTGCCGTCGACGCGCACCTGGCCGGTGCGCAGCAGCTTTTGCAGGTGGCCGTGGCCGAGGCCCGGATAATGGGTCTTGAACCAGCGGTCGAGCCGCATGCCGGCCTCGTCCGAGGTGACGGTCTTCTGTTCGATACCGGACATGATGCTTCCCGTTGCAGGCAAGGGCGCGCGCGCTGATCGCAGCCGCTCGCCCCGCCCCTTTTTCAAGCGCCCTACCTAATCCCGACGCCGCCCGAGGGCAAGCAAAGCATGGCGCGCGCGCAGCGCTTCAACACACGAGCTAGTGTGGTGAATTTTGAAATACGCCTTACTTCGCAGCACCCCAAGGAGCGTATTTCAAATTCGAAAACCACACTAGAAACATATATTTGCTAGTCACCCTTTTGAATCTGAAGTTCGTTCAGAGCATGCCGCGAAATGTGACGAACTTCAGATTCGGGTGACTAGCCCTGGAGCAACCCCTCGGCCATCGCCCGGAACGCCTCGACCGCCCGCGGCAGGGCCGCGCGCGGGTCCTCGCTCGCCGCAACCCAGAGCGCGGCGGTGAGCGCCGCCCCGCTCAGCAGGCGTGCGGCGGCATCCACATCCACCGGCTTCATGACGCCCGCCTCGATGAGCCCGGCGACCGCCTGGCGCGTGGCCTGCAGGCAGGCATTCTGGCTCGGCCATTGCGAGGGATCGCCGAGAAAGGCCGGCCCGTCGAGGAGCACGATGCGCTGCACCTCCGGCTCCAGCGCCATCTCGATATAGGCGGCCCCTTCCGCAAGCAGCCCCTGCCACGCGTCGCCGAGCCCCGCTCCGACCGCCTTGGCGCGGGCGGCCATCTCGCCGTCGACCTGGGCGACGACGGCCGCAAGAAGCCCCTTCTTGTCGCCGAAATTGTGATAGAGCGCGCCGCGCGTCAGGCCGGCCTCCGCCGTCAGCTCGTCCATCGAGGCGGCGGCAAACCCCTTTTCGGCGAAGGCTTTGCGCGCTGCCGCGATCAGCCTGGCGCGGTTTTCCTCCATCGTTTCCGCACGCCGTCTTGCCGCCATCACCCGCACTCCGCCGACATACGCGCCGTACGCCAATTGACATACGAGACGTATGTGAGATTATACATACGGAACGTATATCAAATTTCCGCCCATCGGTAAGCCCCGCAAGGGCGGCTCCCGACGCGCCGGCACGAAGGCTGCAACCATGACCAGACCCGAACCCGTCTTCCCCGCAAACCGCCATGCCCTTTACGAAGAGCACGGCTACTCCGCCGCCATCCGCTCCGGCGACCTGCTCTTCGTCTCCGGACAGGTGGGCAGCCGCGAGGACGGCTCGCCGGAGCCGGACTTCGCCGCGCAGGTGCGCCGGGCCTTCGCCAATCTGAAGGCGACCCTTGCCGCCGCCGGCTGCAGCTTTGCCGACCTGGTGGACGTGACCACGTTCCACACGGACCCGGAAAACCAGTTCGCGACGATCATGGAGGTGAAGAGCGAGATCTTCCCGAAGGCGCCTTATCCGAACTGGACGGCGGTCGGCGTCACCTGGCTTGCCGGCTTCGACTTCGAGATCAAGGTGATCGCCCGCATTCCCGAAAAGGTCTGAGGCGGGACGCTCCAGGAGAGACTGCTGCCGCGATCCTCACACGGACGGCGAGGATCGCGGCAGGATTAGCCGGCCGTCAGGCTGCGCATCACCATCAGCCCGGCGAACAGCGCGGCAATCGACACCACGACCGAAACGGCGGCGTAGATGAGCGCGGTCGTCGCCTCGCCGCGCTCCCACAAGGAGACGGCATCGAGCGAGAAGGCGGAGAATGTCGTGAAGCCGCCGAGAAAGCCGGTCGCCAGGAACAGGCGCAGGCCGGGGCCCACCCCTTCCGGGCGGGAGGCAAGCCACCCTACCAGCAGCCCCATCGCCAGCGAGCCGGCGACATTGACCGTCAGCGTGCCGACGGGAAAGCCGGGGCCGAAGGTCCTGAGCGCGGCAAGATTGACGAGGTGGCGGCCGGCTGCTCCCAGCCCGCCGCCCAGCGCCACCAGAAAGAGGTGAAACATCGCTACCCCATGAAATTCGCCCAGAGCGGCGGGGCGGCGAACTCCACCACATTGCCGTCCGGGTCGTCGACATAAAGGCTGGTGCCGCCCGCCGGCCAGGTCACCTCGCTGCGAAGGGCAACGCCGCTTGCGGCAAGATGCGCCCGCCACGGATCGAGCTGGTCGGCCGCGATGCGGAAGGCGAAATGGCCCGGCCCCTCGCTGTGGTGGCCGGGAATGACGCCGCCGTCGGTCACGGTATCCTCGATGGTCTGCCCGCGCGCGAAGACCAGCAGCGTCTCTCCCGGACCCGTGTCGTAGGCGTAGAGGCGGTCGGTCTCCAGCATGCGCTCCAGCCCGACCACGCCCGCATAGAAGGCGTGTGCCTTGTCGAGATCGTCGACATAGACGGCGGTTTCCAGAATGCCCTGAAGCGGCGGTGGTGTCGGCATGACGAATCCCTTTCAGTCTTATGCCGCCGCACATTGCCTCAAAGCGGCAGACCGAACCAGAGAGCGGCGATGCCGAGGAACGCGAAGAAGCCGATGACGTCGGTGACCGTGGTGACGAAGACGCTGGAGGCGATGGCCGGGTCGACGCCCGCCTTTTCCAGCGCCACCGGAATCAG belongs to Stappia indica and includes:
- a CDS encoding transglutaminase family protein translates to MRLSVRHVTRYRYDHPLAHMVQQLRLTPPNLVGQKVVAWTIDVPGYDRAAHYIDAFGNPVAIVSHREAMSELTITVEGVVETQDQAGVIGFPPSPTPDNVFLRYTPLTKANPAIRRLGALAERSEADAISGFHDLMQAIRDKVAYRTGVTEVHTAAVDALNAGEGVCQDHAHIFIAAARSIGVPARYISGYMLLDDGQGSEAHHAWAEVLLPQLGWVGFDISNGMCPTDRYIRLTCGLDSRSAAPIRGIRTGGSGENMDVEVAVSQESQQAQQ
- a CDS encoding proteasome-type protease; translation: MTYCVGLKLDRGIVMAADTRTNAGLDNVATFKKLHVWEKPGDRVICMMAAGNLAVTQSVVSLLSERLKSEEPGRPTLHSVDTMFQAARLVGSAVRDVRAIDGEALAANSESFSVTFLLGGQIKGEAPRLFQIYSAGNFIEASADTPFLQIGEHKYGKPILDRVTQADMRLGQAAKLVLLSFNSTLRSNLSVGMPIDMLLYNTDSFSAHRQTRIRENDPYFADLSRMWSEKLRDAVAEIPDFEI
- a CDS encoding ATP-binding cassette domain-containing protein, whose translation is MGDALAPPSPAIAVRGLDHWFGSGEARKQVLFDIDLEIRRGELVVLMGASGSGKTTLLTLIGCLRQVEAGSVVLLGRELKGASEAELVACRRQLGFIFQAHNLHESLTALQNVHMGLAVHGDRVTGDGRAAARHVLGLVGLSERVDYLPGNLSGGQKQRVAVARALVGNPPVVLADEPTAALDRDSGLAVVEMLRRLGRERGTTTLMVTHDNRILDLADRIVRMEDGRILEG
- the devC gene encoding ABC transporter permease DevC, with translation MTGPLTPLLTPLLTPMLTGLLGRLPIGWLQLVHNKGRLAAALSGVAFANVLIFMQLGFLGALVESIRLPYTVLNGDILVSASDANTLFDGSPLPRNRLYQALAVEGVASATGFYYGRIDWKQPDGTIRTMDLFGVDPTGAPFSDPLLARQAENLMLPDTALMDSLTRNVPGDLFAAVEAGEPYRFETRGREITVTGTFEIGGGFSADGYLVVSDQTFLRLFPARLPGAPNYVLVRLAPGADPAAVLADLRAALPASDTAVWTLDEAAARDQRFQTTQKPVGVVFGFGVVIGVLVGVIIVYQVLSTDVADHIREYATFKAMGYPQRFFLGIVFEEAFILALFGFVPGVLVALGLYAAVAAGTGLPIFMPAGRPVLVFLGTLAMCALSGAIATRRLARANPAELF
- a CDS encoding HlyD family efflux transporter periplasmic adaptor subunit, which translates into the protein MSSIPNPAAGAKAQAGAQAGAEAGAGPSAAAAPSAEVSALPLSVVRRESGRPGPVRPRLWTILSRLRSLALGLALVGAGLAAGAALQARGSLPWQAGDEGAAGGPPPAATGQETTAVFGLGRLLPDGFVVTVAPPFGAGDARIARLLVAEGERVEAGQPLAELDNRPQLLAALASAEAAVHLREAELARQRVFVEASRAESRAALERSKVAAATARRELERSQELLARGHVTRATHDDALARSEAAEREVESARATLGRYTADTPDAPPDIAVALRNLDAARAALALAQADLARSQVLAPAGGVVLDIHVRPGERPGERGILDMGDIDKMMAEVEVYQSRIGAIETGDTVEITGEAFEGAIAGTVERIGWDVGRQTATGADPAARTDARVIKVHVAIDPADIARVRRFTNLQVTARIITGEGT
- a CDS encoding TetR/AcrR family transcriptional regulator, translating into MTESDSAAESPRPRRRRKEARPGEIIDAGLQEFAENGFAATRLEDVARRAGIAKGTIYRYFASKEDLFEAALSSRITPFFDDVAGLVAAYPGSSEELVRTALPRIYKALFEDGLHVLMRIIITEGGRFPAIAELYHRRVISRGQEVIAALVRRGVERGEFRRSALTELPIVIVAPAVMTIVWKMTFDRFEPIETRRFLAAHVDMVLEGLLAKDKGGTEAADG
- a CDS encoding endonuclease/exonuclease/phosphatase family protein, which encodes MLKRGKDFLTVGFWNIEKHNVVREDPSQPFGYSMTHSTEMIVESIVSWYRYAKFDILILAEVTESKGGGEKFAEFLANRMCAVGYPGPRMRGGFSWFPNSAGNVGVCNFAYLWDERLPCLVGLGDRITFEWERDHVRPTMFMDAGIMTIGGIHAKAVIKDQAAEEILESCHKLDRRNKPAALIGDMNIGFETFPVFTKRELNDFGWDQVPPGIAPTHVPRSERFRSRVLDYIWRNGGISQCIAEPPMPQYQMWTVNDHAPVQYHLACRAGELPV